The Argopecten irradians isolate NY chromosome 4, Ai_NY, whole genome shotgun sequence genome has a window encoding:
- the LOC138322009 gene encoding uncharacterized protein, with protein sequence MTEEIDDPADFILHHKLAPQNLIIVDVEVSHLSFKTFSDQTELIPTPGEQGAWFQVIHSFKDNTYRIISIQDVAQKVLYMDGDNLKTRDYKPMTDINSRDTMFNFMVMGNNCWEIVAIPTGHVLRFDLETGEYLPEEKRDQVSPPIFCNPDIGPGFQMYSPKSIKVTTV encoded by the exons ATGACTGAGGAGATCGATGACCCAGCAGATTTCATACTTCACCACAAGCTGGCACCCCAAAACCTCATCATTGTAGACGTTGAAGTAAGTCAC CTATCATTTAAAACTTTCTCTGACCAAACCGAGCTAATACCCACCCCAGGGGAACAGGGgg catGGTTTCAGGTGATTCACAGCTTCAAAGACAACACATACAGAATCATTTCTATACAGGATGTAGCCCAGAAAGTTCTCTACATGGACGGAGATAACCTAAAGACCAGG GATTACAAGCCTATGACTGACATTAACAGTCGTGATACCATGTTTAACTTTATGGTAATGGGAAACAACTGCTGGGAAATTGTTGCCATACCGACAGGACATGTTCTGCGATTTGACCTTGAGACAGGTGAATACTTGCCAGAAGAGAAGAGGGACCAAGTTAGCCCTCCTATCTTTTGTAACCCAGACATAGGACCAGGATTCCAGATGTATTCACCAAAATCCATAAAAGTCACAACCGTATAA